Proteins encoded in a region of the Solanum dulcamara chromosome 9, daSolDulc1.2, whole genome shotgun sequence genome:
- the LOC129903151 gene encoding zinc finger CCCH domain-containing protein 19 — MAEDEESITNVNKPIMDDDQKLQTVAELGATSPSPVVERDSALQVKEMGPPVEESEVALDFSQHACFGDADVDVSMEESVSSQQGNGDAEEVDAVTETENELVTEENVTALEKDGVTEVALEKNEVEENVTALEKVEVTEAALIEKDEAAEAALENDEVTEAALEKDEVTEALNTTKGETESCMPDGAGDEEVVMTTNETENDEIVARNDDIEGAEHGETVTEVNVSTVEGSVGLGKNNEMEAVLDEEVGITPVVLDDSGGVTLEKEDKAMATHDKTANAEQNDEMVSHVDISAVEAGVESEKDVKMDTMKHEEVESVPLAEEDKGTGAEDEVAKVLVTRNEEDVEAGIESEKDVEMDTVKHEEEEPVPLDEEDEGTGAEDEAANATPTEIESENELTESGKSSGGKRKRKNTKSTVKSKSGGRASSRKTIGEDVCFICFDGGDLVLCDRRGCTKAYHPSCIDRDEEFFRAKGRWNCGWHQCTICQKNACYLCYTCTFSLCKGCIKDDVVLCVRGNKGFCKNCMRMVKLIEGLGKEENDGPIDFDDKSSFEYLFKDYLMDLKAKLSLSSDEIADAKSPRKGADVSASKQELSEAQFDNNDDGGSGSDASIDTLEASKTKRRKLRKRSKSVRKEEDATTTAITISEGFSTAGTTEWASKELLEFVKHMKSGDTSVLSQFDVQALLLEYIKTNKLRDPRRKSQIICDTRLERLFGKARVGHFEMLKLLESHFLMKEDSQTDDVQGSVVDTEFNQFEADANADTPTRGVKDRKRKRKKGENRGPQSNLDEYAAIDVHNISLIYLRRKLVEDLLEENDKFHDKVVGTFLRIRISGNVQKQDLYRLVQVVGTSKAAEPYKLGKRTTDIVLEILNLNKTEVLSIDTISNQDFTEEECKRLRQSIRCGLINRPTVGDILDKAMEIHAARVNDWLESEIVRLSHLRDRASEKGRKKELRECVEKLQLLKTPDERHRRLEEAPEIHADPKMDPSYESEDEDSDSNDRRDAFMRSRDSSLNRRGRGPISPSNFPPKDSWGAAGNFSSKNFELNRSSSGKNVLIRSEDGVHPGGGLNEDTWIEGRDKETESMNLERQTCAAISEPMGRNSQFLSRTESFSGASLVSSPATLQGKVAESSIKINEAEKMWHYKDPSGKIQGPFSLVQLRKWSNTGYFPADLKIWRSSDKQEESILLTDALAGRSVKVPSAVDNILSATVLQNLNGERPQVDQNVGSQNSRRLVPAGGGMTSGDVSALSTERWSNDDSLNLPSPTPKQNTAGWVGGDGPSVTGANSYSSGNRVLQSPPALPDDGANTSASVQNFGGPSIRGSENNYVNSCSDFGPVPTSEQVIAAQSGYSLQTAQSFAASEQQTALINSQLGAQHTALQSVSLNMQNPTVDVHTWVAVAPSKGEPNVSALAPGQSQGYGNWGTTSSSVQNLAGNFSNAGASVLPQPDYWSAPAQGSQQIIQPTTVPSVPWGAGLQENVSSASVVRPENNTGWGMMPGNPNVGWGGPVPAIMNVNWGAVQAMPPGTVNPGWAPTGPLAGNSNPGWVAQSGIPGVQGLTPGNANPGWVAPAGSVGSTIQGPISGNGWGMGAGNPGALVQGPPQGDSNQGRGAPTGNRGTRNNDHHQDGRFSGQRDKGSHGRNWDRQSSFGSRGPPSRGGFKKNNVPCPYNTNNRCVKGSRCNYLHG, encoded by the exons ATGGCGGAAGACGAAGAATCTATCACCAATGTGAATAAACCTATCATGGACGACGACCAAAAACTCCAAACCGTTGCCGAATTGGGCGCCACGTCACCATCACCGGTAGTTGAGAGAGATTCGGCTTTGCAGGTGAAGGAAATGGGTCCACCAGTGGAAGAATCAGAGGTTGCCCTAGATTTTTCACAGCACGCCTGTTTTGGTGATGCCGACGTTGATGTATCGATGGAAGAATCAGTGAGCTCTCAGCAGGGTAATGGTGATGCTGAGGAAGTTGACGCAGTTACGGAGACTGAAAATGAACTAGTGACGGAGGAAAATGTAACGGCCTTGGAGAAAGATGGAGTGACAGAGGTGGCCTTGGAGAAAAATGAGGTGGAGGAAAATGTAACGGCCTTGGAGAAAGTTGAGGTGACAGAGGCGGCCTTAATAGAGAAAGATGAGGCGGCAGAGGCGGCCTTGGAGAATGATGAGGTGACAGAGGCGGCCTTGGAGAAAGATGAGGTGACAGAGGCATTGAACACCACAAAGGGCGAAACAGAAAGTTGTATGCCAGATGGTGCCGGTGATGAGGAAGTGGTTATGACTACAAATGAGACTGAGAATGATGAAATTGTGGCTAGAAATGATGATATTGAGGGCGCGGAGCATGGTGAAACAGTGACAGAGGTAAATGTTTCAACGGTTGAAGGTAGTGTAGGTTTggggaaaaataatgaaatggaGGCAGTGTTAGACGAGGAAGTGGGAATTACACCTGTTGTGTTAGATGATTCAGGAGGGGTCACTCTAGAAAAGGAAGACAAAGCAATGGCCACTCATGATAAAACTGCTAATGcagaacaaaatgatgaaatggtgTCACATGTAGATATTTCAGCTGTTGAAGCTGGAGTAGAATCAGAGAAAGATGTCAAAATGGATACAATGAAGCATGAAGAAGTGGAATCTGTTCCTCTAGCTGAGGAGGACAAAGGGACAGGTGCTGAGGACGAGGTTGCTAAAGTGCTTGTtactcgaaatgaggaagatgtTGAAGCTGGAATAGAGTCTGAGAAAGATGTCGAAATGGATACTGTGAAACATGAAGAAGAGGAACCTGTTCCTCTAGACGAGGAGGACGAAGGGACAGGTGCTGAAGACGAGGCAGCTAATGCAACTCCTACTGAAATAGAGTCTGAAAATGAATTGACTGAATCAGGAAAGTCCTCTGGAggaaagaggaagaggaagaacacTAAGAGTACTGTGAAGTCCAAGTCTGGAGGAAGAGCTTCAAGTAGGAAGACTATAGGAGAGGATGTTTGCTTCATTTGCTTTGATGGAGGGGATTTGGTGCTATGTGACCGTAG GGGTTGTACCAAAGCATATCATCCTTCGTGTATTGATAGGGATGAGGAATTTTTTCGTGCCAAGGGTCGATGGAATTGTG GTTGGCATCAGTGTACTATTTGTCAGAAGAATGCTTGCTATTTGTGCTACACATGCACATTTTCATTATGCAAGGGGTGCATCAAAGACGATGTCGTTCTATGTGTAAGAGGAAACAAGGGCTTTTGCAAGAACTGCATGAGAATGGTCAAGCTAATAGAAGGCCTTGGTAAAGAAGAGAATGAT GGTCCGATAGATTTTGACGACAAGAGTAGCTTTGAGTATCTGTTCAAGGACTACTTAATGGATTTAAAAGCGAAGCTATCTTTATCTTCAGATGAAATTGCTGATGCCAAAAGTCCTCGGAAGGGAGCTGATGTGTCAGCGTCTAAACAAGAACTGTCCGAGGCACAATTTGACAATAATGATGATGGAGGTTCTGGTTCAGATGCTTCCATTGACACATTGGAAGCCAGTAAAACCAAAAGAAGAAAGCTAAGAAaacgatcaaaatctgttaGAAAGGAAGAGGATGCCACAACTACGGCTATTACTATCAGCGAAGGATTCTCCACAGCTGGCACCACTGAGTGGGCATCAAAAGAGCTGCTTGAATTTGTTAAGCACATGAAAAGTGGTGACACTTCTGTTCTTTCTCAATTTGATGTGCAAGCTCTGTTGCTCGAATATATCAAAACAAACAAACTACGTGATCCTCGTCGTAAAAGTCAAATTATATGTGATACAAGACTTGAAAGGTTATTTGGAAAAGCACGCGTTGGGCACTTTGAGATGTTAAAACTACTTGAGTCTCATTTTCTTATGAAAGAGGATTCTCAGACTGATGATGTTCAAGGTAGTGTAGTTGATACAGAATTTAATCAGTTTGAAGCTGATGCAAATGCTGACACTCCTACAAGGGGAGTCAAAGACAGGAAACGTAAGCGTAAGAAAGGTGAAAATAGGGGACCTCAATCAAATCTTGATGAGTATGCAGCTATTGATGTGCATAACATCAGCTTAATTTACCTACGACGGAAGTTGGTGGAGGACCTTCTTGAAGAGAATGACAAATTCCATGATAAAGTTGTTGGAACCTTTTTGAGAATACGAATTTCTGGTAACGTTCAGAAGCAAGACCTTTATAGGCTGGTGCAAGTTGTAG GTACAAGCAAAGCTGCTGAGCCATACAAACTTGGCAAGAGGACAACTGATATTGTGCTGGAGATCTTAAATCTGAACAAGACAGAGGTTTTATcaattgatacaatctcaaatCAAGATTTCACAGAG GAAGAATGCAAGCGTCTGCGCCAGAGTATAAGATGTGGACTCATTAATAGACCAACAGTG GGTGACATTCTTGACAAGGCCATGGAAATACATGCAGCAAGAGTTAATGAT TGGCTGGAATCAGAGATAGTCCGTCTCAGTCATCTTCGTGATCGAGCAAGTGAGAAAGGGCGCAAGAAGGA ACTTAGAGAATGTGTAGAGAAACTACAGCTCTTGAAGACTCCTGATGAGCGTCACCGTAGACTTGAGGAAGCTCCAGAAATACATGCTGATCCAAAAATGGACCCAAGCTATGAGTCCGAGGATGAGGACAGCGATAGTAATGATAGACGAG ATGCTTTTATGAGGTCTAGAGATTCAAGTCTTAACCGGAGAGGACGTGGGCCAATTTCTCCAAGCAACTTCCCTCCAAAAGATTCTTGGGGGGCTGCAGGAAATTTTTCTTCAAAGAACTTTGAACTAAACAGGAGTTCATCTGGTAAAAACGTTTTGATCAGAAGTGAAGATGGCGTGCATCCTGGAGGGGGACTGAATGAAGACACATGGATTGAAGGAAGAGATAAGGAGACAGAATCTATGAATCTAGAGAGGCAGACTTGTGCTGCTATTTCTGAGCCAATGGGACGGAATAGCCAATTTTTGTCGAGAACGGAGTCATTTTCTGGTGCATCATTGGTATCTTCTCCAGCTACACTCCAGGGTAAGGTTGCAGAAAGTTCCATCAAGATCAATGAAGCTGAAAAAATGTGGCATTACAAGGACCCTTCCGGTAAAATACAGGGACCATTTTCTCTGGTCCAGTTGCGTAAATGGAGCAATACAGGATACTTCCCTGCtgatttgaaaatatggagatCTTCAGATAAACAAGAGGAATCTATTCTTTTGACTGATGCACTGGCAGGGAGGTCTGTGAAAGTGCCATCAGCAGTTGACAATATACTTTCAGCAACTGTTCTGCAGAATCTAAATGGAGAGAGACCTCAAGTTGACCAGAATGTTGGATCTCAGAATTCTCGTCGTTTGGTTCCCGCTGGAGGTGGAATGACTTCTGGTGATGTTTCTGCTCTTTCTACCGAGAGGTGGAGTAATGATGATTCTTTGAATCTCCCGTCTCCTACTCCAAAGCAGAATACTGCCGGTTGGGTTGGGGGAGATGGGCCATCTGTTACCGGTGCAAATTCGTATTCTAGTGGCAATAGAGTACTCCAATCTCCTCCAGCTCTACCAGATGATGGGGCTAATACATCTGCTTCTGTTCAAAACTTTGGTGGGCCATCAATTAGGGGATCGGAAAATAATTATGTGAATTCTTGTAGTGATTTTGGTCCAGTGCCTACTTCCGAACAGGTCATTGCTGCACAGTCTGGATATTCTTTACAAACTGCTCAGTCATTTGCAGCTAGTGAGCAACAGACAGCACTGATTAATAGCCAACTTGGTGCACAGCATACAGCTCTCCAGTCAGTATCTCTTAATATGCAGAACCCTACTGTGGATGTCCATACATGGGTTGCAGTAGCACCTTCTAAGGGAGAGCCAAATGTTTCTGCGCTGGCACCAGGGCAGTCCCAGGGATATGGTAATTGGGGTACTACATCCTCATCTGTACAGAATCTTGCTGGAAATTTTTCAAATGCAGGTGCCTCAGTTTTGCCTCAACCTGATTATTGGAGCGCACCAGCTCAAGGCAGCCAACAGATCATACAGCCTACAACTGTGCCTAGTGTTCCATGGGGTGCTGGTTTGCAAGAGAATGTGAGTTCTGCTTCAGTGGTAAGACCTGAAAATAACACTGGCTGGGGTATGATGCCTGGAAATCCAAATGTGGGCTGGGGTGGACCTGTACCAGCAATCATGAATGTAAATTGGGGAGCAGTTCAGGCAATGCCTCCAGGGACTGTAAATCCTGGTTGGGCTCCTACTGGGCCACTTGCTGGTAATTCGAATCCTGGATGGGTTGCACAATCTGGGATCCCTGGTGTTCAGGGCTTGACGCCTGGTAATGCCAATCCAGGTTGGGTCGCTCCAGCAGGGAGCGTGGGATCAACTATTCAAGGGCCTATATCTGGTAATGGTTGGGGAATGGGAGCTGGAAATCCTGGAGCACTTGTCCAAGGACCACCTCAAGGAGATTCAAATCAAGGTAGGGGTGCACCTACCGGAAATCGGGGCACAAGAAATAATGATCACCATCAAGATGGAAGATTCTCTGGTCAGAGGGACAAGGGTTCTCATGGTAGGAACTGGGATAGGCAATCATCTTTTGGGAGTAGAGGGCCACCATCTAGAGGTGGCTTCAAAAAGAACAATGTCCCCTGCCCATATAATACGAACAATCGATGCGTAAAGGGTTCTAGATGCAATTATCTTCATGGCTAA
- the LOC129904657 gene encoding pentatricopeptide repeat-containing protein At2g22410, mitochondrial isoform X2 gives MHIISPSFSYTSLHHCIKLLSKTISSSSSKLPHYKTKSQFKWRTNHIFVQTNPLLSLLEAKCKYMTQLKQIHSQMILTGIFSNGFASSRLIAFCALSEKVIHCLVSCGFLEDAYKVFDDSSVRDLVSWNSMINGYVRSGRSREALMVFEKMKMASVEPDEVTIIGMVGACAQLENLELGRKLHSYFRDKCLYFSVPLCNALMDMYMKNGSLNEAKALFDTMDERTMVSWTIMISGFAKFGRLDDARRLFNEMPERAIVQWNALIGGYVQAKRSNEALVLFQEMQTMNIKPDEVTMVSCLSACAELGALDIGIWIHHYIKKHKLCLTVSLGTALVDMYAKCGNIEKTLQVFHEMPIRNSFTWTAAIGALAHHGNGHDALSYFLKMVDSGLRPDDITFLGVLSACCHGGLVEEGRKIFVQMSTKFKIPPKSKHYSCMVDLLGRAGLLEEAYELVRGVPTEANASVWGALFFACQVHGNIEMGEKAALKLLELDPGDSGTYVLLANMYVEANMQHRARDVRKMMGERGLEKIPGCSSIEVNGIFFEFIVKDKTHPQMDQIYECLIHLTGHMEIVKYFPYIRYDLLCDSDVYSAM, from the exons ATGCATATCATCTCTCCATCCTTCAGCTACACATCACTTCACCATTGTATAAAACTTCTCTCCAAAaccatttcttcttcttcttctaaattACCCCATTACAAAACCAAATCCCAATTCAAATGGAGGACAAATCATATTTTTGTCCAAACCAATCCACTGCTTTCTCTTTTAGAAGCCAAATGCAAATACATGACCCAACTCAAACAAATCCACTCACAAATGATTCTCACTGGCATTTTCTCAAATGGGTTTGCTTCAAGTCGTTTAATAGCCTTTTGTGCTCTTTCAGAAAAGG TGATTCATTGTTTGGTTTCTTGTGGATTCTTGGAGGATGCATATAAGGTGTTTGATGATAGCTCTGTGAGGGACCTAGTTTCTTGGAATTCAATGATTAATGGTTATGTTAGGAGTGGGAGATCGAGGGAAGCGTTGATGGTATTTGAGAAGATGAAAATGGCATCTGTGGAGCCTGATGAAGTTACTATCATAGGGATGGTAGGGGCATGTGCTCAGCTCGAGAATTTGGAGCTTGGGAGGAAGTTACATAGCTATTTTAGGGACAAGTGTTTATATTTTAGTGTACCACTTTGCAATGCACTCATGGACATGTATATGAAGAATGGGAGTCTAAATGAAGCAAAGGCTTTGTTTGATACGATGGATGAGAGGACTATGGTAAGTTGGACTATAATGATTAGTGGGTTTGCTAAATTTGGGCGTTTGGATGATGCAAGGAGACTTTTCAACGAGATGCCGGAGAGAGCTATAGTACAGTGGAATGCCTTGATTGGAGGTTATGTCCAAGCTAAGCGCAGTAACGAGGCATTGGTTTTGTTTCAGGAAATGCAAACGATGAATATAAAACCCGATGAAGTGACAATGGTTAGTTGTCTATCAGCTTGCGCAGAACTTGGAGCACTTGATATTGGGATTTGGATTCACCACTACATCAAAAAACATAAGCTTTGTTTAACTGTTTCTCTGGGAACTGCACTTGTTGATATGTATGCCAAATGCGGTAACATTGAAAAAACGCTTCAGGTTTTTCATGAGATGCCCATCAGAAACTCATTCACTTGGACAGCTGCAATTGGTGCCTTAGCACATCATGGAAATGGACATGATGCtctatcatattttttaaagatggTTGACAGTGGCCTGAGACCAGATGATATCACATTTCTTGGGGTCTTGTCAGCTTGTTGTCATGGAGGTTTGGTTGAAGAAGGGCGAAAGATTTTTGTTCAAATGAGCACAAAGTTCAAAATCCCCCCTAAATCTAAACATTACTCTTGCATGGTGGACCTTTTGGGCAGGGCAGGGCTCTTGGAAGAAGCTTATGAGCTTGTACGGGGAGTGCCAACGGAGGCTAATGCTTCAGTATGGGGAGCATTGTTTTTTGCTTGTCAAGTTCATGGGAACATTGAGATGGGGGAAAAGGCAGCTCTGAAACTTCTTGAATTGGATCCTGGTGATAGTGGAACTTATGTCTTACTTGCTAACATGTATGTTGAAGCAAATATGCAGCATAGGGCACGAGATGTGAGGAAGATGATGGGTGAAAGAGGATTAGAAAAAATACCTGGTTGCAGCTCCATTGAAGTAAATGggattttttttgagtttattgTTAAAGACAAGACACATCCTCAGATGGATCAGATTTATGAATGTTTGATTCACTTAACAGGACACATGGAAATAGTTAAATATTTTCCTTATATCAGATATGACCTGTTGTGTGATTCTGATGTTTACAGTGCAATGTAA
- the LOC129904657 gene encoding pentatricopeptide repeat-containing protein At2g22410, mitochondrial isoform X1, translated as MHIISPSFSYTSLHHCIKLLSKTISSSSSKLPHYKTKSQFKWRTNHIFVQTNPLLSLLEAKCKYMTQLKQIHSQMILTGIFSNGFASSRLIAFCALSEKGNLDYCKKILYNMENPNTFSWNMGIRGCCESETPIDAFFLYKRMLMTTENECSCLKPDNHTFPLLFKICSRLGLYYMGQEILVHVFRIGYDQDVFVHNAVIHCLVSCGFLEDAYKVFDDSSVRDLVSWNSMINGYVRSGRSREALMVFEKMKMASVEPDEVTIIGMVGACAQLENLELGRKLHSYFRDKCLYFSVPLCNALMDMYMKNGSLNEAKALFDTMDERTMVSWTIMISGFAKFGRLDDARRLFNEMPERAIVQWNALIGGYVQAKRSNEALVLFQEMQTMNIKPDEVTMVSCLSACAELGALDIGIWIHHYIKKHKLCLTVSLGTALVDMYAKCGNIEKTLQVFHEMPIRNSFTWTAAIGALAHHGNGHDALSYFLKMVDSGLRPDDITFLGVLSACCHGGLVEEGRKIFVQMSTKFKIPPKSKHYSCMVDLLGRAGLLEEAYELVRGVPTEANASVWGALFFACQVHGNIEMGEKAALKLLELDPGDSGTYVLLANMYVEANMQHRARDVRKMMGERGLEKIPGCSSIEVNGIFFEFIVKDKTHPQMDQIYECLIHLTGHMEIVKYFPYIRYDLLCDSDVYSAM; from the coding sequence ATGCATATCATCTCTCCATCCTTCAGCTACACATCACTTCACCATTGTATAAAACTTCTCTCCAAAaccatttcttcttcttcttctaaattACCCCATTACAAAACCAAATCCCAATTCAAATGGAGGACAAATCATATTTTTGTCCAAACCAATCCACTGCTTTCTCTTTTAGAAGCCAAATGCAAATACATGACCCAACTCAAACAAATCCACTCACAAATGATTCTCACTGGCATTTTCTCAAATGGGTTTGCTTCAAGTCGTTTAATAGCCTTTTGTGCTCTTTCAGAAAAGGGTAATCTTGAttattgtaaaaaaatattgtataatatggAAAATCCAAATACATTTTCTTGGAATATGGGTATAAGGGGTTGCTGTGAAAGTGAAACCCCAATTGATGCATTCTTTTTGTACAAACGGATGCTTATGACAACAGAGAATGAATGTAGTTGTTTGAAGCCTGATAATCATACTTTCCCTTTGTTATTTAAGATATGTTCTAGATTGGGTTTGTATTATATGGGTCAAGAGATTCTTGTGCATGTTTTCAGGATTGGTTATGATCAAGATGTGTTTGTGCATAATGCAGTGATTCATTGTTTGGTTTCTTGTGGATTCTTGGAGGATGCATATAAGGTGTTTGATGATAGCTCTGTGAGGGACCTAGTTTCTTGGAATTCAATGATTAATGGTTATGTTAGGAGTGGGAGATCGAGGGAAGCGTTGATGGTATTTGAGAAGATGAAAATGGCATCTGTGGAGCCTGATGAAGTTACTATCATAGGGATGGTAGGGGCATGTGCTCAGCTCGAGAATTTGGAGCTTGGGAGGAAGTTACATAGCTATTTTAGGGACAAGTGTTTATATTTTAGTGTACCACTTTGCAATGCACTCATGGACATGTATATGAAGAATGGGAGTCTAAATGAAGCAAAGGCTTTGTTTGATACGATGGATGAGAGGACTATGGTAAGTTGGACTATAATGATTAGTGGGTTTGCTAAATTTGGGCGTTTGGATGATGCAAGGAGACTTTTCAACGAGATGCCGGAGAGAGCTATAGTACAGTGGAATGCCTTGATTGGAGGTTATGTCCAAGCTAAGCGCAGTAACGAGGCATTGGTTTTGTTTCAGGAAATGCAAACGATGAATATAAAACCCGATGAAGTGACAATGGTTAGTTGTCTATCAGCTTGCGCAGAACTTGGAGCACTTGATATTGGGATTTGGATTCACCACTACATCAAAAAACATAAGCTTTGTTTAACTGTTTCTCTGGGAACTGCACTTGTTGATATGTATGCCAAATGCGGTAACATTGAAAAAACGCTTCAGGTTTTTCATGAGATGCCCATCAGAAACTCATTCACTTGGACAGCTGCAATTGGTGCCTTAGCACATCATGGAAATGGACATGATGCtctatcatattttttaaagatggTTGACAGTGGCCTGAGACCAGATGATATCACATTTCTTGGGGTCTTGTCAGCTTGTTGTCATGGAGGTTTGGTTGAAGAAGGGCGAAAGATTTTTGTTCAAATGAGCACAAAGTTCAAAATCCCCCCTAAATCTAAACATTACTCTTGCATGGTGGACCTTTTGGGCAGGGCAGGGCTCTTGGAAGAAGCTTATGAGCTTGTACGGGGAGTGCCAACGGAGGCTAATGCTTCAGTATGGGGAGCATTGTTTTTTGCTTGTCAAGTTCATGGGAACATTGAGATGGGGGAAAAGGCAGCTCTGAAACTTCTTGAATTGGATCCTGGTGATAGTGGAACTTATGTCTTACTTGCTAACATGTATGTTGAAGCAAATATGCAGCATAGGGCACGAGATGTGAGGAAGATGATGGGTGAAAGAGGATTAGAAAAAATACCTGGTTGCAGCTCCATTGAAGTAAATGggattttttttgagtttattgTTAAAGACAAGACACATCCTCAGATGGATCAGATTTATGAATGTTTGATTCACTTAACAGGACACATGGAAATAGTTAAATATTTTCCTTATATCAGATATGACCTGTTGTGTGATTCTGATGTTTACAGTGCAATGTAA